Proteins co-encoded in one Medicago truncatula cultivar Jemalong A17 chromosome 8, MtrunA17r5.0-ANR, whole genome shotgun sequence genomic window:
- the LOC11414374 gene encoding uncharacterized protein, protein MHKDTKYVLFSDDDVRIHPGSIGALTREMEKNPEIFIQTGYPLDLPSRSLWSYCIYEYHMPCSMGFDTSGRTFFLWGGCMMMHADDFRQDRYGVVSGLKDGGYFDDMTLAAIAGAHKRLITSPPLALFPHPLATDLNFGRYWNYLRKQTFALESYTTNINWMMNRALSGVHCYVSWALVASFLMAMIHLAAVFRFYSKGYSLEEMAYSAAGEHNNFSF, encoded by the exons ATGCACAAAGACACAAAGTATGTATTGTTTTCGGATGACGATGTTAGGATACATCCTGGATCAATCGGAGCGCTCACTCGTGAGATGGAGAAGAACCCTGAG ATATTTATTCAAACTGGATACCCTCTTGATTTACCATCTAGAAGTTTATGGAGTTACTGCATCTATGAATATCATATG CCTTGTTCGATGGGCTTTGACACTAGTGGAAGAACATTCTTTCTGTGGGGAGGCTGTATGATG ATGCATGCCGATGACTTTAGGCAAGATCGTTATGGTGTAGTCTCGGGACTTAAAGATGGTGGATATTTTGATGATATGACTCTTGCAGCCATAGCTG GGGCTCATAAAAGACTTATTACTTCTCCCCCACTTGCTCTCTTTCCTCACCCCCTTGCTACTGATCTTAATTTTGGAAG ATACTGGAATTACTTGAGGAAACAAACATTCGCTCTGGAGTCATATACAACAAACATTAATTGGATGATGAACCGTGCATTGTCTGGTGTTCACTGCTATGTGTCATGGGCATTGGTAGCATCATTCTTGATGGCAATGATTCATCTTGCAGCAGTATTTAGATTTTATAGTAAGGGATACTCACTTGAAGAAATGGCCTATTCTGCTGCTGGTGAGcacaataatttttctttttag